One window from the genome of Montipora foliosa isolate CH-2021 chromosome 5, ASM3666993v2, whole genome shotgun sequence encodes:
- the LOC138002323 gene encoding craniofacial development protein 2-like: MQGLPRKTALLDHELTKLAVDIVTLQKTRLAGSGSITEQHYTFFWSGKPEGEHGIHGVGFAVADKLLKDHLMDTPVGISERIMQMKINCDATPVHLISVYAPTLPSEDLVKDVFYDTLNAVLSRIPPDDHVSLLGDFNARVGANHAAWPDIIGLYGIGKMNENGQRVLELCSKDSASQIYGSNRKCINVSPGGTHDLNTGINWTLQSRGKGTSVCLNGQGLTTQLTVKLTTLWYSHKSTFQRI, translated from the coding sequence ATGCAGGGCCTTCCACGGAAAACTGCACTTTTAGACCATGAACTCACAAAGCTTGCTGTCGACATTGTCACACTGCAAAAGACCAGACTGGCCGGGTCTGGCTCGATCACGGAACAACATTACACCTTTTTCTGGTCTGGGAAACCCGAAGGCGAACACGGCATCCATGGAGTGGGCTTTGCAGTGGCAGACAAGTTGCTGAAAGACCACTTGATGGACACACCGGTTGGAATCTCTGAAAGGATCATGCAAATGAAGATAAATTGCGATGCTACCCCAGTGCATTTGATCAGTGTGTATGCACCAACGCTACCTAGTGAAGATCTTGTCAAAGATGTCTTCTATGACACCCTCAATGCAGTACTGAGCAGGATACCGCCAGATGACCATGTGTCGTTACTCGGCGACTTCAATGCTAGAGTCGGTGCTAACCACGCTGCATGGCCGGACATCATAGGACTCTACGGCATTGGAAAAATGAACGAAAATGGACAAAGGGTGTTGGAGCTCTGCAGCAAAGACTCTGCATCGCAAATATATGGTTCAAACAGAAAGTGTATCAACGTGTCTCCTGGAGGCACCCACGATCTAAACACTGGCATCAACTGGACCTTGCAATCACGAGGAAAAGGGACATCGGTTTGTTTAAATGGTCAAGGACTTACCACTCAGCTGACGGTGAAACTCACCACTCTCTGGTACTCTCACAAGTCAACCTTTCAAAgaatttaa